One stretch of Hypanus sabinus isolate sHypSab1 chromosome 29, sHypSab1.hap1, whole genome shotgun sequence DNA includes these proteins:
- the mpst gene encoding 3-mercaptopyruvate sulfurtransferase, with amino-acid sequence MAWVRSVVSSAWLAEAIRTAKAGTLRVLDCSWYLPTVPRNGRKEFKERHIPGAVFFDLDECSDTSSPYEHMMPSAEHFGQYVGALGIGNATHVVVYDASDWGMFCSPRVWWMFRAFGHRRVSVLDGGLKLWCRQGLPVTAEIQQLPPAQFQPQPRPLVKSFEQVLDNIDSKEFQLVDSRPSGRFQGTQPEPRPGFDPGHIPGSVNIPFIEFLDPETLRIKSEKELRSIFEECGVDLSRPLVGTCGTGVSACHIALAANLCGQDDVMIYDGAWVEWFKRANPSYIISVKSEKTG; translated from the exons aTGGCGTGGGTACGCAGTGTCGTGTCTTCAGCCTGGCTGGCTGAGGCTATCCGCACGGCCAAGGCGGGCACGCTGCGGGTGCTGGATTGCTCCTGGTACCTGCCCACGGTGCCGCGCAACGGCAGGAAGGAGTTCAAGGAGCGGCACATCCCGGGTGCCGTTTTCTTCGACCTTGATGAGTGCAGCGACACCTCGTCGCCCTACGAGCACATGATGCCGTCGGCCGAGCACTTCGGCCAGTATGTGGGAGCCCTGGGCATCGGCAACGCCACGCACGTCGTGGTCTACGACGCCAGCGATTGGGGGATGTTCTGCTCGCCGCGGGTCTGGTGGATGTTCCGGGCTTTCGGGCACAGACGGGTGTCGGTGCTGGACGGGGGGTTGAAGCTCTGGTGCCGCCAGGGTCTGCCGGTTACCGCCGAGATTCAGCAGCTGCCTCCCGCCCAGTTCCAGCCGCAGCCCCGACCTCTTGTCAAGAGCTTCGAGCAGGTCCTGGACAACATTGACAGCAAGGAGTTCCAGTTGGTGGATTCCAGACCCTCGGGCAGGTTCCAAGGCACCCAACCTGAGCCCAGACCAG GTTTCGACCCTGGTCACATCCCAGGCAGTGTCAATATCCCTTTCATTGAATTCTTGGACCCAGAGACTCTAAGGATCAAGAGTGAGAAGGAACTGCGGAGCATCTTTGAAGAGTGTGGTGTGGACCTGTCCAGACCGCTGGTAGGCACCTGTGGCACAGGGGTCTCTGCCTGCCACATTGCTCTTGCTGCCAACCTCTGCGGGCAAGACGACGTGATGATCTACGATGGTGCCTGGGTGGAGTGGTTCAAAAGAGCTAACCCGAGTTACATCATCTCGGTGAAAAGTGAGAAAACTGGGTAA